Proteins co-encoded in one Ponticoccus alexandrii genomic window:
- a CDS encoding short-chain fatty acid transporter has translation MLGFLSRPMVRIVDRYLPDPFVFVLILTLVAGIAAALTQDASPLEIVTFWGDGFWSLLTFSMQMLLVLVTGYLMASTPLVRRGLAALAGLAGSAGGAIVLVSLVSLAASWINWGFGLVVGALFAKELARIVKVDYRLLVASAYSGFIVWHGGLAGSIPLSIATEGHPFAEITGVVPTSDTIFSVYNLCIVVALFIAVPLVNRAMMPPEKEAVYVDPALLADDPYTRPESPTPADRLENSLALSVLVGAAGVAWLIQYFATGGGLSLNVINFLFLTLAILLHGTPKNLLNALSDAVKGGAGIVIQFPFYAGIMAIMVQSGLAASISEGLVGLASATTLPFWSFLSAGIVNFFVPSGGGQWAVQAPVILPAAEALGADLARTSMAVAWGDAWTNMVQPFWALPILGIAGLRAKDIMGFCVVHLILSGIIIAVGLTFL, from the coding sequence ATGCTCGGCTTCCTCTCGCGCCCGATGGTGCGCATCGTTGACCGCTACCTCCCCGATCCTTTTGTCTTCGTGCTGATCCTGACCCTTGTCGCCGGGATCGCAGCGGCGCTGACGCAGGACGCCAGCCCGCTGGAGATCGTGACCTTCTGGGGCGACGGCTTCTGGTCGCTGCTGACCTTCTCGATGCAGATGCTTCTGGTGCTGGTGACCGGCTACCTGATGGCCTCGACGCCTCTGGTGCGGCGCGGCCTTGCGGCGCTGGCGGGCCTCGCCGGCAGTGCCGGGGGCGCCATCGTGCTGGTCAGCCTTGTGTCGCTTGCCGCGTCATGGATCAACTGGGGCTTCGGCCTTGTGGTCGGCGCGCTCTTTGCCAAGGAACTCGCGCGCATCGTCAAGGTGGATTACCGCCTGCTCGTCGCCTCGGCCTATTCCGGGTTCATCGTCTGGCACGGCGGGCTGGCCGGGTCCATTCCGCTGTCCATCGCGACCGAGGGCCATCCCTTCGCAGAAATCACCGGCGTCGTGCCGACCTCCGACACCATCTTCAGCGTATACAACCTGTGTATCGTGGTGGCGCTGTTCATCGCGGTGCCGCTGGTCAACCGCGCGATGATGCCCCCCGAGAAAGAGGCCGTTTACGTCGACCCCGCATTGCTGGCCGACGACCCCTACACCCGGCCCGAAAGCCCCACCCCGGCAGACCGGCTGGAAAACAGCCTTGCGCTGTCGGTTCTGGTCGGCGCCGCCGGGGTGGCATGGCTGATCCAGTATTTCGCCACCGGCGGCGGGCTGTCGCTGAACGTCATCAACTTCCTGTTTCTGACGCTGGCGATCCTGCTGCACGGCACCCCGAAGAACCTGCTGAACGCGCTCAGCGACGCGGTGAAGGGCGGCGCGGGCATCGTGATCCAGTTCCCCTTCTACGCGGGCATCATGGCGATCATGGTCCAGTCCGGCCTTGCCGCCAGCATCTCTGAAGGGCTGGTCGGCCTTGCCTCGGCGACCACCCTGCCCTTCTGGTCCTTCCTGTCGGCGGGGATCGTGAACTTCTTCGTCCCCTCGGGCGGCGGGCAATGGGCGGTGCAGGCACCGGTCATCCTTCCGGCGGCAGAGGCCCTTGGCGCCGATCTGGCGCGCACCTCGATGGCCGTGGCATGGGGCGACGCATGGACCAACATGGTGCAGCCCTTCTGGGCGCTGCCGATCCTCGGCATCGCCGGGCTGCGGGCCAAGGACATCATGGGCTTCTGCGTCGTGCACCTGATCCTGTCGGGCATCATCATCGCGGTCGGCCTGACCTTCCTCTAG
- a CDS encoding uracil-xanthine permease family protein, with the protein MADTSIGTPEQLRDPNYTPPMIKAVPLGIQHVLAMFVSNVTPAIIVCGAAGFGFGSNSPDFPQMIYMIQMSMFFAGIATLFQTIGIGPVGARLPIVQGTSFAFIPIMIPLVAGKGVDAIAVLMGGIFVGGMFHAVLGLFIGKIRFALPPLVTGLVVTMIGLALVKVGVQYAAGGVPAIGTPEYGSGLNWFMAGTVIVVTLGLKFYARGMLSVSAVLIGLLVGYVLAFALGQVNLGNVGTAAPFALPNPLHFGLEFSVAAVVGFCLMSFVSAVETVGDVSGITKGGAGREATDQEIQGATFADGIGTAISGLFGALPNTSFSQNVGLIAMTGVMSRTVVTIGGIFLILCGLVPKIGAIISSVPIEVLGGGVIVMFGMVVAAGISMLSDVNWNRRNMVIFAIALSLGLGLQLEPDALQYLPGTMQVLATSGILPAAVIAIVLNLVLPEELADEATEEVSGGMAGHGQGSYAKDDHV; encoded by the coding sequence ATGGCAGACACATCCATCGGAACGCCCGAGCAGCTAAGGGATCCGAATTACACGCCGCCGATGATCAAGGCGGTGCCGCTGGGCATCCAGCACGTCCTGGCCATGTTCGTCTCGAACGTGACGCCCGCGATCATCGTCTGCGGGGCGGCGGGTTTTGGCTTTGGCTCGAACTCGCCCGACTTTCCGCAGATGATCTACATGATCCAGATGTCGATGTTCTTCGCGGGCATCGCGACGTTGTTCCAGACCATCGGCATCGGCCCGGTGGGCGCGCGCCTGCCCATCGTGCAGGGCACCAGCTTTGCCTTTATCCCGATCATGATCCCGCTGGTCGCGGGCAAGGGGGTCGACGCCATCGCGGTGCTGATGGGCGGGATCTTCGTGGGCGGCATGTTCCACGCCGTCCTCGGGTTGTTCATCGGCAAGATCCGCTTTGCCCTGCCGCCGCTGGTGACGGGTCTGGTGGTGACGATGATCGGCCTCGCGCTGGTCAAGGTGGGCGTTCAATACGCCGCCGGGGGTGTGCCCGCCATCGGCACGCCGGAATACGGGTCTGGCCTGAACTGGTTCATGGCCGGCACGGTGATCGTGGTGACGCTGGGGCTGAAGTTCTACGCACGCGGCATGCTGTCGGTCTCTGCTGTGCTTATCGGTCTGCTGGTCGGCTACGTGCTGGCCTTTGCGCTGGGGCAGGTGAACCTTGGCAACGTCGGCACCGCCGCGCCCTTCGCCCTGCCCAACCCGCTGCACTTCGGGCTGGAGTTCTCGGTCGCCGCCGTCGTCGGTTTCTGCCTCATGAGCTTCGTCTCGGCGGTCGAAACCGTGGGGGATGTGAGCGGCATCACCAAGGGCGGCGCGGGCCGCGAGGCCACCGACCAAGAGATCCAGGGCGCGACCTTCGCGGACGGGATCGGCACGGCGATTTCCGGCCTCTTCGGGGCGCTGCCCAATACCTCTTTCAGCCAGAACGTCGGCCTGATCGCCATGACCGGCGTCATGAGCCGCACGGTTGTCACCATCGGCGGCATCTTCCTGATCCTCTGCGGTCTGGTTCCCAAGATCGGCGCGATCATCAGCTCTGTGCCGATCGAGGTTCTGGGCGGCGGTGTGATCGTGATGTTCGGCATGGTGGTCGCGGCGGGCATCTCTATGCTGTCGGACGTGAACTGGAACCGCCGCAATATGGTGATCTTCGCCATCGCGCTGTCGCTGGGTCTGGGCCTGCAGCTGGAGCCCGACGCCCTGCAATACCTGCCCGGTACGATGCAGGTCCTGGCGACAAGCGGCATCCTGCCCGCGGCGGTCATCGCCATCGTGCTGAACCTTGTCCTGCCGGAAGAGCTGGCGGACGAGGCCACCGAAGAGGTCTCGGGTGGCATGGCGGGCCACGGTCAGGGCTCATACGCCAAGGACGACCACGTCTGA
- a CDS encoding ureidoglycolate lyase — protein sequence MSTIRIQPLTPEAFAPFGEILDTAGAPDKLINQGLCGRYHDRATLDFTEAGRAGISLFRSELCRLPVTLKLMERHPLGSQAFLPMSMDGFLVVVAPDDAGKPGTPLAFRTAPGQGINFHRNTWHGVLTPLSGSGLFAVVDRIGGGENLQEHRFEDAYIVED from the coding sequence ATGAGTACAATCCGTATACAACCGCTGACGCCCGAGGCCTTCGCCCCTTTCGGCGAGATTCTCGACACCGCGGGCGCGCCCGACAAGCTGATCAATCAGGGCCTCTGCGGGCGCTACCACGACCGCGCCACGCTGGACTTCACCGAAGCGGGCCGCGCGGGCATCAGCCTGTTCAGGTCAGAGCTGTGCCGCCTGCCCGTCACGCTTAAGCTGATGGAGCGGCACCCGCTGGGGTCGCAGGCTTTCCTGCCGATGTCGATGGACGGCTTTCTGGTCGTCGTCGCGCCCGACGATGCCGGAAAACCGGGCACTCCGCTCGCCTTCCGCACCGCGCCCGGGCAGGGGATCAATTTCCATCGCAACACGTGGCACGGGGTTTTGACCCCGCTCTCCGGTTCCGGCCTCTTTGCCGTGGTCGACCGGATCGGCGGGGGGGAGAACCTGCAGGAGCACCGCTTCGAGGACGCTTACATCGTAGAAGACTGA